In the Streptomyces sp. BHT-5-2 genome, one interval contains:
- a CDS encoding ribonucleoside-diphosphate reductase subunit alpha, whose product MTIAPTEPASDAEVVQPTVATPPTNEDGPGVALLRTLTELTADLTATDPGKVAAAALRGRHPGSDAAELRSLAIEAAAGLIGDEPQYSRLAARLLTLAIAEEAAGQGATSFSASIAVGHQEGLIADVTAEFVGTHAAGLDALVDGALAAGADDRFGYFGLRTLHSRYLLRHPTTRKVIETPQHFLLRVACGLAEDSSARALADVAELYRLTSTLSYLPSSPTLFNSGTRHPQMSSCYLLDSPLDELDSIYDRYHQVARLSKHAGGIGLSYSRIRARGSLIRGTNGHSNGIVPFLRTLDASVAAVNQGGRRKGAACVYLETWHADIEEFLELRDNTGEEARRTHNLNIAHWIPDEFMRRVEADADWSLFSPSDVPELVDLWGAEFDAAYRAAEAAGKALKQVPARVLYSRMMRTLAQTGNGWMTFKDAANRTANQTAEPGRVVHSSNLCTEILEVTDDGETAVCNLGSVNLAAHLGEDGEMDWERLDATVRTAVTFLDRVVDINFYPTEQAAASNSRWRPVGLGLMGLQDVFFRLRLPFDSAEARELSTRISERIMLAAYEASADLAERHGPHANWSATRTARGVLHPDHYPNAEPRWADRWAALRTRIAATGMRNSLLLAIAPTATIASIAGVYECIEPQVSNLFKRETLSGEFLQVNTYLIEELKELGLWDARTRDALREANGSVQELARIPADVRHRYRTAWEIPQRALIDMAADRTPFLDQSQSLNLFMASPTIGKLSSMYAYAWKRGIKTTYYLRSRPATRIAQSARAASVPAQLPVTDPEAVACSLENPESCEACQ is encoded by the coding sequence GTGACCATCGCGCCAACGGAGCCCGCGTCAGACGCCGAGGTCGTGCAGCCCACGGTGGCCACGCCTCCCACCAACGAGGACGGCCCGGGCGTCGCCCTGCTGCGCACGCTGACCGAGCTGACCGCGGACCTGACCGCGACCGACCCCGGCAAGGTGGCGGCCGCGGCGCTGCGCGGCCGGCACCCCGGTTCCGACGCGGCCGAACTGCGGTCGCTGGCCATCGAGGCGGCGGCCGGCCTGATCGGCGACGAGCCGCAGTACTCCCGGCTCGCGGCCCGCCTGCTCACCCTCGCCATCGCCGAGGAGGCCGCCGGGCAGGGCGCCACCTCCTTCTCCGCCTCGATCGCGGTCGGCCATCAGGAGGGCCTGATCGCGGACGTCACCGCCGAGTTCGTCGGCACGCACGCCGCGGGGCTGGACGCGCTGGTGGACGGGGCCCTGGCGGCCGGCGCCGACGACCGGTTCGGCTACTTCGGGCTGCGCACCCTGCACTCGCGCTACCTGCTGCGCCACCCCACCACCCGCAAGGTGATCGAGACGCCCCAGCACTTCCTGCTGCGGGTGGCCTGCGGTCTGGCCGAGGACAGCTCCGCGCGGGCGCTCGCGGACGTCGCCGAGCTGTACCGGCTGACCAGCACGCTCTCCTACCTGCCGTCCTCCCCCACGCTCTTCAACTCCGGCACCCGCCACCCGCAGATGTCCTCCTGCTATCTGCTGGACTCCCCGCTGGACGAGCTGGATTCGATCTACGACCGCTACCACCAGGTGGCCCGGCTCTCCAAGCACGCCGGCGGCATCGGGCTGTCGTACTCCCGGATCCGCGCCCGGGGTTCGCTGATCCGCGGCACCAACGGGCACTCCAACGGCATCGTGCCGTTCCTGCGCACCCTGGACGCGTCGGTGGCGGCGGTCAACCAGGGCGGCCGCCGCAAGGGCGCGGCCTGCGTCTACCTGGAGACCTGGCACGCCGACATCGAGGAGTTCCTGGAACTGCGGGACAACACCGGCGAGGAGGCCCGCCGGACCCACAACCTCAACATCGCGCACTGGATCCCGGACGAGTTCATGCGCCGGGTGGAGGCGGACGCGGACTGGTCGCTGTTCTCCCCCTCGGACGTGCCGGAGCTGGTCGACCTGTGGGGCGCGGAGTTCGACGCCGCCTACCGGGCCGCGGAGGCCGCGGGCAAGGCCCTCAAGCAGGTGCCGGCCCGGGTCCTGTACTCCCGGATGATGCGCACCCTGGCGCAGACCGGCAACGGCTGGATGACGTTCAAGGACGCCGCCAACCGCACCGCCAACCAGACCGCCGAGCCCGGCCGGGTCGTGCACTCCTCCAACCTGTGCACGGAGATCCTGGAGGTCACCGACGACGGGGAGACCGCGGTCTGCAACCTGGGCTCGGTCAACCTCGCGGCCCACCTGGGCGAGGACGGCGAGATGGACTGGGAGCGGCTGGACGCCACCGTCCGCACCGCCGTGACCTTCCTGGACCGGGTGGTGGACATCAACTTCTACCCGACCGAGCAGGCCGCCGCCTCCAACTCCCGCTGGCGGCCGGTCGGTCTGGGCCTGATGGGCCTGCAGGACGTCTTCTTCCGGCTGCGGCTGCCGTTCGACTCGGCCGAGGCCCGGGAGCTGTCCACCCGTATCTCCGAGCGGATCATGCTCGCCGCCTACGAGGCGTCCGCCGACCTCGCCGAGCGGCACGGGCCGCACGCGAACTGGTCCGCGACCCGCACGGCGCGCGGGGTGCTGCACCCCGACCACTACCCGAACGCCGAGCCGCGGTGGGCGGACCGCTGGGCGGCGCTGCGCACCCGGATCGCCGCGACCGGGATGCGCAACTCCCTTCTGCTGGCCATCGCGCCGACGGCCACCATCGCCTCCATCGCCGGCGTCTACGAGTGCATCGAGCCGCAGGTCTCCAACCTCTTCAAGCGCGAGACGCTCTCCGGCGAGTTCCTACAGGTCAACACGTACCTGATCGAGGAGTTGAAGGAGCTGGGCCTGTGGGACGCGCGGACCCGGGACGCGCTCCGCGAGGCCAACGGCTCCGTCCAGGAGCTGGCCCGGATCCCCGCGGACGTGCGGCACCGCTACCGCACCGCCTGGGAGATCCCGCAGCGCGCCCTGATCGACATGGCCGCGGACCGCACGCCGTTCCTGGACCAGAGCCAGTCGCTCAACCTCTTCATGGCGTCGCCGACCATCGGCAAGCTCAGCTCGATGTACGCCTACGCCTGGAAGCGCGGCATCAAGACCACCTACTACCTGCGCTCGCGGCCGGCGACCCGGATCGCCCAGTCTGCCCGCGCCGCGTCCGTTCCCGCGCAGCTTCCGGTGACCGACCCCGAGGCGGTCGCCTGCTCCCTGGAAAACCCCGAGTCCTGCGAGGCATGCCAGTAA
- a CDS encoding GNAT family N-acetyltransferase, with product MDLTIRPIRQAEFETVGELVAEVYLADGLLHGGAGDPYAAVLRNVAHRAEHAEVLVAADGAGGATGTVLGAVTFAAHGSPYAELAGPGEGEFRMLAVRPEGRGRGIGEALVRACLERARALGLRGMVLSSQRHLLPAHRLYGRLGFARAAERDWEPVPGLALWAFARELA from the coding sequence ATGGACCTCACGATCAGACCCATACGCCAGGCGGAGTTCGAGACGGTCGGGGAGCTGGTGGCGGAGGTGTATCTGGCCGACGGGCTGCTGCACGGCGGGGCCGGCGATCCGTACGCGGCGGTGCTGCGGAACGTGGCGCACCGGGCGGAGCACGCCGAGGTGCTGGTGGCCGCGGACGGGGCGGGCGGGGCGACGGGCACGGTGCTGGGCGCGGTGACGTTCGCGGCGCACGGGAGTCCGTACGCGGAGCTGGCCGGGCCAGGGGAGGGCGAGTTCCGGATGCTGGCGGTGCGCCCCGAGGGGCGCGGGCGCGGCATCGGGGAGGCGCTGGTGCGGGCCTGCCTGGAGCGGGCGCGGGCGCTGGGGCTGCGGGGCATGGTGCTGTCGAGCCAGCGTCATCTGCTGCCGGCGCACCGGCTGTACGGGCGGCTGGGGTTCGCACGGGCGGCCGAGCGGGACTGGGAGCCGGTCCCCGGACTCGCTCTGTGGGCGTTCGCCCGCGAGCTGGCCTGA
- a CDS encoding HD-GYP domain-containing protein — protein sequence MSRRATAWVHGPAAVLACWSLGHTLWHGLAAPRTALAFGVLIAAGEAVRRIPVRPAAARPDRHPAARLPRAPDAAAPGPGPREGAPLGAAGALGYALLDAAGGRPAAHGVPQTVAVVVAAGLVGLVPYLARGGGPAWDPLARRVLTVGFAATCCQPLCHTGALRAWGADGPLRPLCLAVLLALAALCDAVLAAALARARTGWPYGPLLRDELRALSGIGTAICATGVVIALAVAAAGLWALPVFCLPLLLTQIAFRRYAAVRATYRQTIASLARATEIAGCTPPGHARRVAALSREVGRELGLGGPDLDVLEHAALMHDIGQLSLVDPVPDGATAPLPPAEQRRIALLGGAVARQTGAPPEVAVIVERQADPYREQPVTARIVRTVNAYDDLVAGAAGPAGRLRALERLRLATARDHEPAVVAALARVLARGGRAG from the coding sequence ACTGGCCTGCTGGAGCCTCGGCCACACCCTGTGGCACGGGCTCGCCGCACCGCGCACCGCGCTGGCCTTCGGGGTGCTGATCGCGGCCGGTGAGGCGGTGCGCCGGATCCCCGTCCGCCCGGCCGCCGCCCGGCCCGACCGGCATCCCGCCGCGCGCCTCCCGCGCGCCCCCGACGCCGCGGCGCCGGGCCCCGGCCCGCGGGAGGGCGCACCGCTCGGCGCCGCCGGGGCGCTCGGTTACGCGCTGCTCGACGCGGCCGGCGGCCGCCCGGCCGCGCACGGGGTCCCGCAGACCGTGGCCGTGGTGGTGGCCGCCGGGCTCGTCGGACTGGTCCCGTATCTGGCGCGCGGCGGCGGGCCGGCGTGGGACCCGCTGGCCCGCCGGGTGCTGACCGTCGGCTTCGCCGCCACCTGCTGCCAACCCCTGTGCCACACCGGCGCCTTGCGCGCCTGGGGGGCGGACGGCCCGCTCCGCCCGCTCTGCCTGGCCGTCCTGCTGGCGCTCGCCGCGCTGTGCGACGCGGTGCTGGCGGCCGCGCTGGCGCGGGCCCGTACCGGCTGGCCGTACGGGCCGCTGCTGCGCGACGAGTTGCGGGCGCTGTCCGGCATCGGCACCGCCATCTGCGCCACCGGCGTGGTGATCGCGCTGGCCGTCGCCGCCGCCGGGCTGTGGGCGCTGCCGGTGTTCTGCCTGCCGCTGCTGCTCACCCAGATCGCCTTCCGCCGGTACGCGGCGGTGCGCGCCACCTACCGCCAGACCATCGCCTCGCTGGCCCGCGCCACCGAGATCGCCGGCTGCACCCCGCCCGGCCACGCCCGCCGGGTCGCCGCGCTCAGCCGCGAGGTCGGCCGTGAACTCGGCCTCGGCGGACCGGACTTGGACGTCCTGGAACACGCCGCCCTGATGCACGACATCGGCCAGCTCTCGCTCGTCGACCCGGTGCCGGACGGCGCCACCGCCCCGCTGCCGCCCGCCGAACAGCGCCGGATCGCGCTGCTGGGCGGCGCCGTGGCCCGGCAGACCGGTGCCCCGCCGGAGGTCGCGGTGATCGTCGAGCGGCAGGCCGACCCGTACCGCGAGCAGCCGGTCACCGCCCGTATCGTCCGCACCGTCAACGCCTACGACGACCTGGTGGCGGGCGCCGCCGGGCCCGCCGGGCGGCTGCGCGCCCTGGAACGGCTGCGGCTGGCCACCGCCCGGGACCACGAGCCCGCGGTCGTCGCGGCGCTCGCCCGGGTGCTGGCGCGCGGCGGCCGGGCCGGCTGA
- a CDS encoding Uma2 family endonuclease, giving the protein MTALADPPHITVPEHFEEAARILARLEEGARLELIDGKVRSKPMPDGDHGLIIEWLMRICIQARPELWLYDQGLKVQTYRNGRAQPDGSLAPTGSFGGQGEWADPEPVMMAVEVTSHDSDTEQRDRVEKPRAYAETGIPLYLLIDRKSGQVSVYSEPDGERYEIVHTVPFGKSLHLPDPVGITLETEPLKDWVN; this is encoded by the coding sequence ATGACCGCGCTCGCCGACCCGCCGCACATCACTGTTCCCGAGCATTTCGAAGAGGCCGCCCGGATACTCGCCCGCCTGGAGGAGGGCGCACGGTTGGAACTCATCGACGGGAAGGTCAGGAGCAAGCCCATGCCGGACGGGGACCACGGGCTGATCATCGAGTGGTTGATGCGTATCTGCATCCAGGCACGCCCCGAACTCTGGCTCTACGACCAGGGGCTCAAGGTGCAGACATACCGCAATGGCCGCGCCCAGCCAGACGGTTCCCTCGCCCCTACCGGTTCCTTCGGTGGACAGGGCGAATGGGCGGACCCCGAGCCAGTGATGATGGCTGTCGAGGTCACTTCCCACGACTCCGATACCGAGCAGCGCGACCGGGTCGAGAAGCCCCGTGCGTACGCTGAAACCGGTATTCCCCTCTACCTGTTGATCGACCGGAAGTCCGGCCAGGTATCGGTGTACAGCGAGCCTGACGGTGAGCGCTACGAGATCGTGCACACCGTGCCGTTCGGCAAGTCCCTCCACCTTCCGGACCCGGTGGGCATCACGCTTGAGACCGAGCCGCTGAAGGACTGGGTGAACTGA
- the def gene encoding peptide deformylase, with protein sequence MAQQDSDQQESVAFVDDVTDAEEREAAHRERGTSRPITVVGNPVLHKECKDVTAFDGELAQLIDDMFASQRTAEGVGLAANQIGVDLKVFVYDCLDDEGVRHVGHVCNPVLDELPAARRVLDDSNEGCLSVPGAYAELPRPDYAVVRGQNSQGEPIVVEGTGYFARCLQHETDHLYGYLYIDRLSKRDRKDALKQMAEREPRYPVVPND encoded by the coding sequence ATGGCCCAGCAGGACAGTGATCAGCAGGAGAGCGTCGCGTTCGTCGACGACGTCACGGACGCCGAGGAGCGTGAGGCGGCCCACCGGGAGCGGGGCACCTCCCGCCCGATCACCGTGGTCGGCAACCCGGTCCTCCACAAGGAGTGCAAGGACGTCACCGCGTTCGACGGCGAGCTGGCGCAGCTGATCGACGACATGTTCGCCAGCCAGCGCACCGCCGAGGGCGTGGGCCTGGCCGCCAACCAGATCGGCGTGGACCTCAAGGTCTTCGTCTACGACTGCCTGGACGACGAGGGCGTCCGGCACGTCGGCCACGTCTGCAACCCCGTCCTGGACGAGCTGCCCGCCGCGCGCCGGGTGCTGGACGACTCCAACGAGGGCTGCCTGTCCGTCCCCGGCGCGTACGCCGAGCTGCCCCGCCCCGACTACGCGGTGGTGCGCGGGCAGAACTCCCAGGGCGAGCCGATCGTGGTCGAGGGCACCGGCTACTTCGCGCGCTGCCTCCAGCACGAGACCGACCACCTCTACGGCTACCTCTACATCGACCGGCTCTCCAAGCGGGACCGCAAGGACGCGCTGAAGCAGATGGCCGAGCGGGAGCCCCGCTACCCCGTCGTCCCCAACGACTGA
- a CDS encoding DUF3311 domain-containing protein: protein MAENAASPDRRPVVTPTRVVAGLCLLAPFVAMLWVSSYARIEPTLIGVPFFYWYQMAWVLISTALTTLAYRLVRREQRARKDGAAR from the coding sequence ATGGCCGAAAACGCCGCATCACCGGACCGCAGACCGGTCGTCACCCCCACACGGGTGGTGGCCGGACTGTGTCTGCTCGCCCCGTTCGTCGCGATGCTGTGGGTGAGTTCGTACGCCCGGATCGAGCCGACGCTGATCGGGGTCCCGTTCTTCTACTGGTACCAGATGGCGTGGGTGCTGATCTCGACGGCGCTGACGACCCTGGCCTACCGGCTCGTCCGGCGCGAGCAGCGCGCCCGCAAGGATGGTGCGGCCCGATGA
- a CDS encoding ribonucleotide-diphosphate reductase subunit beta, with product MSHPSPETNAAAAHTATTDGKKNLLDPGFELTLRPMRYPDFYDRYRDAIKNTWTVEEVDLHSDVADLAKLSPGEQHLIGRLVAFFATGDSIVANNLVLTLYKHINSPEARLYLSRQLFEEAVHVQFYLTLLDTYLPDPDDRAAAFAAVENIPSIREKAEFCFKWMDSVDRLDRLESKADRRRFLLNLICFAACIEGLFFYGAFAYVYWFRSRGLLHGLATGTNWVFRDESMHMEFAFSVVDTVREEEPDLFDDALQQQVTDMLKEAVEAELQFARDLCGDGLPGMNTESMREYLQCVADQRLRRLGFSPVFGAENPFSFMELQNVQELTNFFERRASAYQVAVEGSVSFDDDF from the coding sequence ATGTCCCACCCGTCGCCTGAAACGAACGCCGCGGCCGCGCACACCGCCACCACCGACGGCAAGAAGAACCTCCTCGACCCGGGCTTCGAGCTGACCCTGCGCCCCATGCGGTACCCGGACTTCTACGACCGCTACCGCGACGCGATCAAGAACACCTGGACCGTGGAGGAGGTCGACCTCCACTCCGACGTGGCCGACCTCGCCAAGCTCTCCCCCGGTGAGCAGCACCTCATCGGCCGCCTGGTGGCGTTCTTCGCCACCGGTGACTCGATCGTCGCCAACAACCTGGTGCTGACGCTGTACAAGCACATCAACTCCCCCGAGGCGCGGCTCTACCTGAGCCGGCAGCTCTTCGAGGAGGCGGTGCACGTCCAGTTCTATCTGACGCTGCTGGACACCTACCTCCCCGACCCGGACGACCGGGCCGCCGCCTTCGCCGCGGTGGAGAACATCCCGTCCATCCGCGAGAAGGCGGAGTTCTGCTTCAAGTGGATGGACTCGGTGGACCGGCTGGACCGGCTGGAGTCCAAGGCCGACCGCCGCCGCTTCCTGCTCAACCTCATCTGCTTCGCGGCGTGCATCGAGGGCCTGTTCTTCTACGGCGCCTTCGCGTACGTCTACTGGTTCCGGTCGCGCGGCCTGCTGCACGGTCTGGCCACCGGCACCAACTGGGTGTTCCGCGACGAGTCGATGCACATGGAGTTCGCCTTCTCCGTGGTGGACACCGTCCGCGAGGAGGAGCCGGACCTCTTCGACGACGCCCTCCAGCAGCAGGTCACCGACATGCTGAAGGAGGCCGTGGAGGCCGAGCTGCAGTTCGCCCGCGACCTGTGCGGTGACGGCCTGCCCGGCATGAACACCGAGTCGATGCGCGAGTACCTCCAGTGCGTCGCCGACCAGCGGCTGCGCCGGCTCGGCTTCTCCCCCGTCTTCGGCGCGGAGAACCCGTTCTCCTTCATGGAGCTCCAGAACGTCCAGGAGCTGACCAACTTCTTCGAGCGGCGCGCCTCGGCCTACCAGGTCGCCGTCGAGGGCTCGGTCTCGTTCGACGACGACTTCTGA
- a CDS encoding transglycosylase domain-containing protein encodes MEGRKRSRRYIDYPRLGRKGVRRWLPSWRLWLGTFTFVLACLAGLFAFVYANVDVPNENALAAREATVYYWADGSQMVSVGAVNRQNISLDKVPKHVQNAVIAAENATFYEDHGVSLTGIARAAVNMLSGGDTQGGSTITQQYVKNTYLSPDQTATRKVKEFVISLKVNNLKSKAEILRGYLNTSWFGRGSNGIQAAAHAYYGIDAKDLDPSQGAMLAALLKGAEQYDPGLGKANHQRAEARWKWILDRLVGTGAMSKEERAKYREFPEPRPVAKPTSQAGQIGYLVDVANKFVKSATGLTDKDLARGGYRIHTTFDKQRTRRLEKAVDEVRGKNLDPKKRAADTYTEFGAASVRPGDGAIVALYGGADATRHFSNNADTTAVPAGSAFKPFVLAAALQQEAEQYGDQPRPVDAPSRAEELRGALMEGSNVPFVQAGKQLGLDRIRDLALGLGLRKESLAQLEQTFPLGTSAPSAVRLASAYTTFANGGLHAEPYAVAKMTYQGGSVAGFERPEPRQVVTPAVAQEMTNTLSGLGWRALGTPGGKPVRQPVAAAVSEAGDRMKSAWFVGTPPRAGTFDWGPGPRAGAGSGVRAERAPGGGDGAEPTTAIALFRNKPGAPQLLPLNGVGGPDTGLGTSLPPQVWAAYQGTD; translated from the coding sequence ATGGAGGGCAGGAAAAGAAGTCGCCGGTACATCGACTACCCCCGTCTGGGCCGCAAGGGGGTGCGCCGCTGGCTGCCGTCGTGGCGCCTGTGGCTGGGCACGTTCACGTTCGTCCTCGCCTGTCTGGCGGGGCTGTTCGCGTTCGTCTACGCGAACGTCGACGTCCCCAACGAGAACGCCCTTGCCGCCCGCGAGGCCACCGTCTACTACTGGGCGGACGGCAGTCAGATGGTGAGCGTCGGCGCCGTCAACCGGCAGAACATCTCCCTCGACAAGGTGCCGAAACACGTCCAGAACGCGGTGATAGCGGCGGAGAACGCCACGTTCTACGAGGACCATGGGGTGTCGCTCACGGGAATCGCCCGGGCCGCGGTGAACATGCTCTCCGGCGGGGACACCCAGGGCGGTTCGACCATCACCCAGCAATACGTGAAGAACACGTATCTCTCGCCGGACCAGACCGCCACCCGCAAGGTGAAGGAATTCGTCATCTCGCTGAAGGTCAACAACCTGAAGTCGAAGGCGGAGATCCTGCGCGGCTATCTCAACACCAGCTGGTTCGGCCGTGGTTCGAACGGGATACAGGCGGCCGCGCACGCCTATTACGGCATCGACGCCAAGGACCTGGACCCCAGCCAGGGCGCGATGCTGGCCGCGCTGCTGAAGGGCGCCGAGCAGTACGATCCGGGGCTGGGCAAGGCCAACCACCAGCGGGCCGAGGCCCGTTGGAAATGGATACTCGACCGGCTCGTCGGCACCGGCGCGATGAGCAAGGAGGAACGGGCGAAGTACCGGGAATTCCCCGAGCCGCGCCCGGTCGCCAAGCCCACCAGCCAGGCCGGCCAGATCGGCTATCTCGTCGACGTCGCCAACAAGTTCGTGAAGAGCGCCACCGGGCTGACCGACAAGGACCTGGCCCGCGGCGGCTACCGCATCCACACCACCTTCGACAAACAGCGCACCCGGCGCCTGGAGAAGGCGGTCGACGAGGTCCGCGGAAAGAACCTCGACCCGAAGAAACGCGCCGCGGACACCTACACGGAATTCGGCGCGGCCTCGGTGCGCCCCGGTGACGGCGCGATCGTGGCGCTCTACGGCGGCGCGGACGCCACCCGCCACTTCAGCAACAACGCGGACACCACCGCGGTCCCGGCCGGCTCCGCGTTCAAGCCGTTCGTGCTGGCCGCCGCCCTCCAGCAGGAGGCCGAGCAGTACGGCGACCAGCCGCGCCCGGTGGACGCCCCCAGCCGGGCCGAGGAGCTGCGCGGCGCCCTGATGGAGGGTTCGAACGTGCCGTTCGTCCAGGCCGGGAAGCAGCTCGGGCTGGACCGGATCCGGGACCTGGCGCTCGGCCTCGGGCTGCGCAAGGAGAGCCTGGCGCAGCTGGAGCAGACCTTCCCGCTGGGCACCTCGGCGCCCAGCGCCGTCCGGCTGGCCAGCGCGTACACCACGTTCGCCAACGGCGGGCTGCACGCCGAGCCGTACGCGGTGGCGAAGATGACCTACCAGGGCGGGAGCGTGGCGGGCTTCGAGCGCCCCGAGCCCCGGCAGGTGGTGACCCCGGCGGTGGCGCAGGAGATGACCAACACGCTGTCGGGGCTGGGCTGGCGGGCGCTGGGCACGCCCGGCGGCAAGCCGGTGCGGCAGCCGGTCGCGGCCGCGGTGAGCGAGGCCGGGGACCGGATGAAGTCGGCGTGGTTCGTCGGCACCCCGCCGCGGGCCGGCACCTTCGACTGGGGCCCCGGGCCGCGCGCCGGCGCCGGTTCCGGCGTGCGCGCCGAGCGGGCGCCCGGTGGCGGGGACGGCGCCGAGCCCACCACCGCGATCGCCCTCTTCCGCAACAAACCGGGCGCACCCCAGCTGCTGCCCCTGAACGGCGTCGGCGGCCCCGACACCGGGCTGGGCACCTCGCTCCCGCCGCAGGTCTGGGCCGCCTACCAGGGCACCGACTGA
- the mctP gene encoding monocarboxylate uptake permease MctP, giving the protein MTTSVTTLAAASRGVDGVALAVFVFFFLAVTVMGFLAARWRRAEHSASLDEWGLGGRSFGTWITWFLLGGDLYTAYTFVAVPAAIYTAGASGFFAVPYTILVYPLIFTFLPRLWSVSHRHGYVTTSDFVRGRFGSKGLSLAVALTGLLATMPYIALQLVGIQAVLDVLGVGGGEHAGWFVKDLPLLIAFAVLAAYTYSSGLRAPALIAFVKDGLIYLVIAVAIIYIPIKLGGFGEIFHSAKDALAVHGPTGKPRGELTSGPNAQWAYATLALGSALALFMYPHSITATLSSRSRNVIRRNTTILPLYSLMLGLLALLGFMALKAGTDTRGNAQLAIPQLFEDMFPSWFAGVAFAAIGIGALVPAAIMSIAAANLFTRNVYKDFLKPGATPEQEHKVAKLVSLLVKVGALIFVLTMDKTVAINFQLLGGIWILQTMPALVGGLFTRWFHRWALLAGWAIGMVYGTLAAYGVASPTQKHFGGSSAEIPGIGQIGYIGLTAFVLNVVVTVVLTVVLKALKAPEGADETSPDDYTADLGDRGVTADLPPATAGAPAGH; this is encoded by the coding sequence ATGACGACCTCCGTCACCACCCTCGCCGCCGCCTCCCGGGGCGTCGACGGCGTGGCCCTCGCCGTCTTCGTCTTCTTCTTCCTCGCCGTGACGGTCATGGGCTTCCTGGCCGCGCGCTGGCGCCGGGCCGAGCACTCCGCCAGCCTCGACGAATGGGGCCTGGGCGGGCGCAGCTTCGGCACCTGGATCACGTGGTTCCTGCTCGGCGGCGACCTCTACACCGCGTACACCTTCGTGGCGGTGCCGGCGGCGATCTACACGGCGGGCGCGTCCGGCTTCTTCGCCGTCCCGTACACCATCCTGGTCTACCCGCTGATCTTCACCTTCCTGCCCCGGCTGTGGTCGGTCTCGCACCGGCACGGGTACGTCACCACCTCCGACTTCGTCCGCGGCCGCTTCGGCTCCAAGGGCCTGTCACTGGCGGTGGCGCTCACCGGGCTGCTCGCCACGATGCCGTACATCGCGCTCCAACTCGTCGGCATCCAGGCCGTGCTGGACGTGCTGGGCGTCGGCGGCGGCGAGCACGCCGGCTGGTTCGTCAAGGACCTTCCGCTGCTGATCGCGTTCGCGGTGCTGGCCGCCTACACCTACTCCTCGGGGCTGCGGGCGCCCGCGCTGATCGCGTTCGTCAAGGACGGGCTGATCTACCTCGTCATCGCGGTGGCGATCATCTACATCCCGATCAAGCTGGGCGGCTTCGGCGAGATCTTCCACTCGGCCAAGGACGCACTCGCCGTGCACGGGCCGACCGGCAAACCGCGCGGCGAACTGACCAGCGGCCCCAACGCCCAGTGGGCGTACGCCACGCTGGCGCTCGGCTCGGCGCTGGCGCTGTTCATGTACCCGCACTCGATCACCGCGACGCTCTCCTCGCGCAGCCGCAACGTCATCCGCCGCAACACCACCATCCTCCCGCTCTATTCCCTGATGCTGGGCCTCCTCGCGCTGCTCGGCTTCATGGCGCTCAAGGCCGGGACGGACACCCGGGGCAACGCGCAGCTGGCGATCCCGCAGCTCTTCGAGGACATGTTCCCCAGCTGGTTCGCGGGCGTGGCCTTCGCCGCGATCGGCATCGGCGCGCTGGTGCCGGCCGCGATCATGTCGATCGCCGCCGCCAACCTCTTCACCCGGAACGTCTACAAGGACTTCCTCAAGCCGGGCGCCACGCCCGAGCAGGAGCACAAGGTCGCCAAACTGGTCTCCCTCCTGGTCAAGGTCGGTGCGCTGATCTTCGTCCTCACCATGGACAAGACCGTCGCCATCAACTTCCAGCTGCTGGGCGGCATCTGGATCCTGCAGACCATGCCGGCGCTGGTCGGCGGCCTGTTCACCCGCTGGTTCCACCGCTGGGCGCTGCTGGCCGGCTGGGCGATCGGCATGGTCTACGGCACCCTCGCGGCATACGGGGTGGCCAGCCCGACCCAGAAGCACTTCGGCGGCTCCAGTGCGGAGATCCCCGGCATCGGCCAGATCGGCTACATCGGCCTGACCGCGTTCGTCCTGAACGTCGTGGTGACGGTCGTCCTGACGGTCGTCCTGAAGGCCCTCAAGGCCCCGGAGGGCGCCGACGAGACCTCCCCCGACGACTACACCGCCGACCTCGGCGACCGGGGCGTCACCGCCGACCTGCCCCCGGCTACGGCGGGGGCGCCGGCGGGGCACTGA